TCTGAGAACCAGTAGCTAAAAAAGTTCATTCCGATCGCTATTAATAGCGCCATGAACATTCCCTGCTCGCCACCCAACATGCCGCCAACCACGACAAAAAGTGCAGTGATTGCCGCCATCAAGATAGCAGTCTTCGCCAAATTAAACATTCGCGCCTCCTTGCATATTTGCGAGCTTTTCAAATCTCATTAAGGAGTTTGTATTAACACCACTAGAAATACATAGGCTGGCAGCAATTCGTTTTCCACCAGGCTTTTGCATTTCTAAAATTTCGATAACACCCTCTCCACATTGCACGTACACGCCATTTCCACTAAAGCCCAAAACCTGCCCAGGAGTAGTGTCTTGATGTGTTTGCACTTTGTCAGACAAACGAGAACTCCAAAGCTTCAGCTGTTCCCCGCCAAGACTGCTTGTGGATCCAGGAAATGGATTGAAGGCTCGAATACGTCGATCGATTTCAGCGGCGCTTAGCCGCCAATCAATTTCTGCCTCACTCTTTAATATTTTTTCTGCGTACGTAATACCTTCAGTAGCCTGCGGAGTTCTTGTAACGGTAAGGCCTTGATCTAACTCGTTGAGAGTTTTCACCATCAACTCAGCGCCTAGGGCCGCAAGACGATCATGGAGTGATGCGCTAGTTTCTTCGGGTGTTATTTTCAAATCACCAACCAAAACAGTGTCGCCAGTATCTAAGCCTGGATCCATTTGCATGATGCTCACACCCGTAAGAGCATCACCACTCTCAATGGAACGCTGTATTGGCGCTGCACCGCGCCACCTTGGCAGCAGAGAGGCATGAATGTTAAAGCAGCCATGCCTACCATTGCGAGCAGCAAGATCAAGAATATCTTGAGGAAGAATTAATCCATAAGCAACAACAACCATTGCATCAAAATCAATACCAGATAAATATTGATACGCCTCTTGCGCTGCCGCTCGTTTCTGCAGGTCGGCATGATTCTGCTTCAGGGATTCTGGTTGTAATACGGGAATATTTTTCTCTTGCGCAAATATTTTTACAGGGCTCGCCTGCAAGTGCATGCCGCGACCAGCACGGCGATCTGGCTGAGTGAGCGCTAAAACAATTTGATGGCCAGCCTTTTCTATTGCGCGCATTGCTTGCGCAGCAAACTCTGGGGTACCAGCAAAAACAATTCTCATTGGGCGCTTAGCGCTCGCCTACTAATTCTTTTGCGCGCTTTTTCATTTTGAGAGAAATACGATTGCGCTTCAACATCGAGAGATACTCAACAAATACTTTGCCTTGTAAATGATCCATCTCGTGTTGCAAGCAGACCGATAACAAACCATCTGCCTCTACTTCAAATTCTTTTCCATTGATGTCGAGGGCCTTTACTCGCACCACCGCTGGACGATCAACTTCATCGTAATACTCGGGTACAGAAAGACAGCCCTCACGCCAGGATTTTTTTTCTGAGCTTGCCCAAACCAACTCAGGATTAATGAAGACCATTAACTCGTTTTGATTATCCGAGACATCAATCACAACAATTCGCTCATGAATATCTACCTGAGTTGCAGCCAAGCCAACACCAGGTGCGTCATACATAGTCTCGGCCATATCAGCCACAATTTTTTTGATGCGCGCATCTACCTGCGCTACGGGTTTGGCAACCTTGTGTAGGCGTGGGTCTGGGTAACAAAGGACAGTTAATAAAGCCATATGGGAATTATCCAACAGAGTAATCAGGCTGTCCTGATAGTTCTCTACAGCCCTATGTTGAAAATTGCTTTATGCGCACCCAAAAAAACCCAAACATCCTCCAAATTCAACGAAATTCTCCTGACTACCCAGCTCGCCTACTGGATTTATACGATCCACCCAAGTCACTCTATATATACGGTGATATTCGTCTACTAAACGCACCAACAATTGCCATCGTAGGCTCAAGGGTTGCGAGCCCGGAGGGAGTCAAAAATGCGCACCATTTTGCGCAAGCCTTATCTGCTGAGGGTTATCTCATTGTTTCCGGACTGGCACGGGGCATTGATGGAGCCGCCCACTTAGGCGCTCTGGGGCCAAATCGTAAGCATCCAACCCTAGCGGTATGTGGAACAGGGCTGGATATCGTGTACCCAAGAGAACATCTTGGGTTAGCCCAAGCCATTGGTGACGCAGGCCTCCTGGTATCTGAGCTAGCCCCAGGGTCAGGGCCAAAGACATGGCACTTCCCACGCAGGAACCGCATCATTGCCGCCCTCTCCATTGGAATCCTAGTAGTTGAGGCGGCCGAGCGCTCTGGCTCGCTCATTACAGCAAGGCTAGGCTGCGAGCTCGGCAGAGAGATTTTTGCTATTCCAGGGTCGATAGATAGCCCCCTTAAAAAGGGCTGCCACCAGCTACTTCAACAGGGGGCTAAGCTGGTTCAATCCCCAAAAGACATCCTTGAGGAGCTACCAAAATGGTCAAAAACCCGTTTTAAAGGTATTTAAAGTGCTTTTTTAAGGAAATCTAGGGCTTTAAACGGGGTCTGACTAAACCCCAAAAAAGGGGTTTTTGGACTTTTGTCAATTTATCGGTTAATAATAAAAAAGGGGTATAGAGGGGTCTGACTATGATCTGGTTTAAATTGGTCACCCGTTTTCACCCATTAAAAACATCATTTCAAGCTCAAATTTAGGCAAAACGCGTGGCAACTAAAGCATCTACCAAAAAAAGCAGCTCAAAGACTTCAACCGTTGATCACCCAAAGGCGCTGATCATTGCGGAGAAACCTTCCGTTGCAAATGACATTGCCAAAGCTTTAGGTGGCTTCACTAAATACGAGGATTATTTCGAGAGCGATAACTTCGTGATCTCCTCTGCTGTTGGCCATCTATTAGAAATCGCCGCCCCTGAAGAGTTTGATGTCAAACGCGGCAAATGGTCTTTTGCAAACCTGCCTGTTGTACCCCCTTATTTTGATTTACGCCCGATCGCTAAAACTGAATCGCGGCTTAAGGTATTACAAAAGCTGATAAAGCGTAAAGATATTAACGAACTGATTAATGCATGTGACGCGGGCCGTGAAGGTGAATTGATCTTCCGTTTAATTGCGCAACATGCGAAAGCACCTCAAGCAATCAAGCGCCTCTGGTTGCAATCAATGACGCCAGCAGCCATTCGTGATGGCTTTGCTTCTCTGCGCAGCGATAGCGATATGCAGCCTCTAGCGGATGCAGCACGCTGCCGCTCTGAGGCAGATTGGCTCGTCGGAATCAATGGCACTCGCGCCATGACAGCATTCAATAGCAAGAGTGGTGGATTCTTTCTGACGACAGTTGGTCGAGTGCAAACACCAACCTTATCAATCGTTGTAGAACGCGAAGAACTGATTCGTAAATTTATCTCTAAAGACTACTGGGAAGTGAAGGCAGAATTCATTGCTGCAGCCGGCGTATATGAAGGGCGCTGGTTTGACCCCAAGTTCAAGAAAGATGTTGCAGCTCCAGATGCTCGCGAAAATCGCCTCTGGAGTGAAGCTGCCGCCCAAAGTATTGTGGCAGCGTGCCGTGATAAAAAAGCCAGCGTCAAAGAAGAGGCTAAGCCAGCAACCCAACTAGCACCGCAGTTATTTGACTTAACCAGCCTACAACGCGAAGCAAATGCGCGCTTTGGTTTCTCTGCCAAAAATACTCTAGGCTTAGCCCAAGCTCTTTACGAGCGCCATAAAGTGCTGACCTATCCACGTACCGATGCCAAGGCTCTGCCTGAAGATTATCTGGATACCGTAAAGCAAACCATGGAAAACTTAGCCGAGAACTCACAAGAGTATCGGCCCTTTGCTAAACAAATTTTGCAAGGCGACCCCAAGGATCCAAAAGCTAAAGCAGGATATGGCTGGATTAAACCCAATAAACGTATTTTTGATAATTCAAAAATATCAGATCACTTTGCGATCATCCCTACCTTAGAGTCACCAAAGAGCCTTAGCGAACCAGAGCAAAAGCTGTACGACTTGGTTGTACGTCGATTCTTGGCAGTCTTTTATCCCGCAGCCGAATTCCGCGTCACCACACGCATTACGGAAGCGTCAGGTCATCACTTTAAAACTGAAGGTCGCGTACTAGTCACGCCGGGTTGGTTAACAGTCTATGGCAGATCTAATCAGGCGGATGATGAGTTAGTGGCAGTACAAGAAGGTGAAACTGTCCAAAATGAATCCATTGCAGCAGTTGCACTAAAAACCAAGCCGCCAGCTCGCTATACCGAGGCAACCTTGCTGTCGGCTATGGAAAGCGCTGGCAAGTGGGTGGATGACGATGAGATGCGTGAAGCCATGGCCGAAAAAGGTTTGGGCACACCTGCAACACGCGCCGCCATTATTGAAGGCCTCCTTGCAGAAAAATATATGGTTCGTGAAGCGCGTGAGCTCATTCCTACCGCTAAAGCATTCCAATTAATGACGCTCTTGCGAGGCCTAGATGTTGAAGAATTAACGCGGCCAGATCTCACCGGTAGTTGGGAAAATAAACTCTCCCTGATTGAGCG
The window above is part of the beta proteobacterium CB genome. Proteins encoded here:
- a CDS encoding Methionyl-tRNA formyltransferase, whose translation is MRIVFAGTPEFAAQAMRAIEKAGHQIVLALTQPDRRAGRGMHLQASPVKIFAQEKNIPVLQPESLKQNHADLQKRAAAQEAYQYLSGIDFDAMVVVAYGLILPQDILDLAARNGRHGCFNIHASLLPRWRGAAPIQRSIESGDALTGVSIMQMDPGLDTGDTVLVGDLKITPEETSASLHDRLAALGAELMVKTLNELDQGLTVTRTPQATEGITYAEKILKSEAEIDWRLSAAEIDRRIRAFNPFPGSTSSLGGEQLKLWSSRLSDKVQTHQDTTPGQVLGFSGNGVYVQCGEGVIEILEMQKPGGKRIAASLCISSGVNTNSLMRFEKLANMQGGANV
- the def gene encoding Peptide deformylase — protein: MALLTVLCYPDPRLHKVAKPVAQVDARIKKIVADMAETMYDAPGVGLAATQVDIHERIVVIDVSDNQNELMVFINPELVWASSEKKSWREGCLSVPEYYDEVDRPAVVRVKALDINGKEFEVEADGLLSVCLQHEMDHLQGKVFVEYLSMLKRNRISLKMKKRAKELVGER
- a CDS encoding DNA protecting protein DprA, giving the protein MRTQKNPNILQIQRNSPDYPARLLDLYDPPKSLYIYGDIRLLNAPTIAIVGSRVASPEGVKNAHHFAQALSAEGYLIVSGLARGIDGAAHLGALGPNRKHPTLAVCGTGLDIVYPREHLGLAQAIGDAGLLVSELAPGSGPKTWHFPRRNRIIAALSIGILVVEAAERSGSLITARLGCELGREIFAIPGSIDSPLKKGCHQLLQQGAKLVQSPKDILEELPKWSKTRFKGI
- a CDS encoding DNA topoisomerase III — encoded protein: MATKASTKKSSSKTSTVDHPKALIIAEKPSVANDIAKALGGFTKYEDYFESDNFVISSAVGHLLEIAAPEEFDVKRGKWSFANLPVVPPYFDLRPIAKTESRLKVLQKLIKRKDINELINACDAGREGELIFRLIAQHAKAPQAIKRLWLQSMTPAAIRDGFASLRSDSDMQPLADAARCRSEADWLVGINGTRAMTAFNSKSGGFFLTTVGRVQTPTLSIVVEREELIRKFISKDYWEVKAEFIAAAGVYEGRWFDPKFKKDVAAPDARENRLWSEAAAQSIVAACRDKKASVKEEAKPATQLAPQLFDLTSLQREANARFGFSAKNTLGLAQALYERHKVLTYPRTDAKALPEDYLDTVKQTMENLAENSQEYRPFAKQILQGDPKDPKAKAGYGWIKPNKRIFDNSKISDHFAIIPTLESPKSLSEPEQKLYDLVVRRFLAVFYPAAEFRVTTRITEASGHHFKTEGRVLVTPGWLTVYGRSNQADDELVAVQEGETVQNESIAAVALKTKPPARYTEATLLSAMESAGKWVDDDEMREAMAEKGLGTPATRAAIIEGLLAEKYMVREARELIPTAKAFQLMTLLRGLDVEELTRPDLTGSWENKLSLIERGEMNRDTFMQEIAQMTQRIVKRAKEYDSDTIPGDYATMSTPCPHCKGAVKENYRRFACEKCGFTISKTPGGRAFEYPEVEELLREKTIGPLQGFRSKMGRPFAAIIKLSEIPEDDTDYPNAGFKLEFDFGNTQEDESEAIDFTGRQALGVCPKCSGAVYEDGMRYLCENNTGPNKSCDFKTGKVVLQQEISAEQVQKLLSEGKTDLLTNFKSNRTGRGFKAYLALGADGKIGFEFEAKAPKAGAAAKAPAKKRAGASAATKSAAKPKRASKAKSSSST